The following coding sequences lie in one Rutidosis leptorrhynchoides isolate AG116_Rl617_1_P2 chromosome 4, CSIRO_AGI_Rlap_v1, whole genome shotgun sequence genomic window:
- the LOC139843501 gene encoding transcription factor bHLH48-like: MDKCEQTVVKSFQFFEDEMQSLMSVIVPPTETGNSFTALLELSANQAVQLLHSHEEPAPTVFPISSPSNSNLAKSVFSDTEADNSLVNSRPNDFNLVKSVFSATETDNSLDNSCPRNFNLVKQEPVDSDSLQNSSPRNVSPVISKLTKRKEREKKVKSSAKKCKSVANENDGEKLPYVHVRARRGQATDSHSLAERARREKINAKMKLLKELVPGCNKISGTAMVLDEIINHVQSLQRQVEFLSMKLAAVHPSVDINLDNIFSSESGSLMDCSSFSGMVSQSLNQQLWQTDGLPSQSLWGVEDINPNFITPENSLLSYDSSGNSASLHMNQLKMEL, encoded by the exons ATGGACAAATGTGAACAAACAGTTGTGAAAAGCTTCCAATTCTTTGAAGATGAAATGCAAAGTTTGATGTCAGTTATCGTTCCACCGACGGAAACTGGTAATTCATTCACGGCTCTTCTAGAACTTTCGGCGAATCAAGCCGTTCAGCTGTTACACTCACATGAAGAACCCGCACCGACTGTTTTCCCAATTTCGAGCCCTAGCAACTCTAATTTAGCGAAATCGGTGTTTTCTGATACAGAAGCTGACAATTCGTTAGTTAATTCGAGACCTAATGACTTTAATTTAGTAAAATCAGTGTTTTCCGCTACGGAAACGGACAATTCATTGGATAATTCGTGCCCTAGAAACTTCAATTTGGTGAAACAAGAGCCGGTTGACTCGGATTCGTTGCAGAATTCATCACCGAGGAATGTAAGTCCGGTGATTTCGAAATTAACGAAGCGGAAGGAGCGAGAGAAGAAG GTTAAATCGTCGGCGAAGAAGTGTAAAAGCGTTGCGAATGAAAATGACGGTGAGAAGCTGCCGTACGTTCATGTTCGTGCACGGCGAGGTCAAGCAACTGATAGCCATAGCTTAGCTGAAAGA GCAAGAAGAGAGAAGATTAATGCTAAGATGAAGCTTCTTAAAGAGCTGGTTCCTGGTTGTAATAAG ATTTCAGGTACAGCAATGGTGCTTGACGAAATTATTAATCATGTACAATCCCTGCAACGGCAAGTGGAG TTTTTATCAATGAAACTGGCTGCCGTGCACCCTAGCGTCGATATCAACCTAGACAACATTTTTTCTTCAGAG AGTGGGTCACTTATGGACTGCAGCAGCTTCTCTGGCATGGTATCACAATCGTTGAACCAACAGCTATGGCAGACTGATGGGTTACCTTCCCAGTCACTATGGGGTGTTGAAgacataaaccctaatttcatcacacCCGAAAACTCGCTTTTAAGTTATGACTCGTCGGGGAATTCAG CCTCTTTGCATATGAACCAGCTGAAAATGGAACTATGA